GCGGTTGCCGCGACCTCGGTGAGGCGCTCCGCCGCATCGGCGAGGGTGCCGCCATGATCCGCACCAAGGGCGAGGCGGGCTCCGGCAACATCGTCGAAGCGGTGCGCCACATGCGCTCGGTGACCTCGGGCATCCGCCGGCTCCGCACCCTCGGCCCCGAGGAGCTGATGACCGAGGCCAAGAACCTCGGCGCGCCCTACGAGCTGCTGCGGAAGATCGCTGCCGACGGCAAGCTCCCCGTGCCCAACTTCTCCGCGGGCGGCATCGCCACCCCCGCCGACGCCGCGCTCCTGATGCAGCTCGGCGCCGCGGCGGTGTTCGTGGGCTCGGGCATCTTCAAGTCGTCCGATCCGTCGGCCCGCGCGCGGGCCATCGTGCAGGCCACCACGCACTACAAGGATCCCGACGTGCTGGTGAAGGTCTCCGAGGACCTGGGCGAGGCCATGCCCGGCATCGAGACGTCCAAGCTGAAGGAGTCCGACCTCCTCCAGACGCGCGGTTGGTAGTGAGCAGCCACAACGCGTACGTCCTGCCCGCCGGTCTGCCCGTGCCCATGGACGATGGGGCCACCGCCCATCTCCCGGGCGCGGCGGTCCCGGGCATCGCCCTGCCCGCCACGTCGGGCCGGATGGTGGCGCTCGACCTGTGGGCGTCGACGCCGGGCGTGCTCTTCTTCTACCCGCGAACCGGGGAGGCGGGCCGGCCGGCCGGGCCCGAGTGGGATGCCATCCCCGGGGCACGGGGCTGCACGCCGCAGAGCTGCGGGTTCCGCGACCTCCACGCCGGGTTCGTCGCGCGCGGCGTGCGCATCACCGCGGTGAGCACCCAGACGACGGACTATCAGCGGGAGTTCGTGACACGCAATCACATCCCCTTCGAGATCCTGAGCGACGCGGGACTCGCCCTCACACGCGCCCTCCGTCTGCCAACCTTCGAGTACCCGGTGGAGCGCGGCGGCCCGACCACGCTCATCAAGCGAATGGCCTGGTACGTGGAGGCTGGCCGCATCGCGCATGTCTGGTATCCCGTATTCCCGCCCGACAAGAACGCGGAGGTCGTGCTGGCCTGGCTGGAGAGGGAGGGGCGCCGGTGACACGCCCCATCGGCGTCCTCGCGCTCCAGGGGGACTTCGCGCTGCATGCCGCCGCCCTTGGGCGCGTGGGCGCCCCCGCGGTCGAGGTGCGGAAGCCGGACGAGCTGGGGGAGGTCGCCGGCCTGATCATGCCGGGCGGGGAGAGCACGACCCTGCTCAAGCTCATGGACGCGTGGGACTTCTTCCCCGCGCTGGAGAAGTTCCACGCCGGGGGGTCGCCGATCTTCGGTACCTGCGCGGGGCTGATCCTGCTGGCCAAGGAGGTCGAGAGCCCGCGCCAGCGCTCGCTCGGCTTCATCGACGTCACCGCCGAGCGCAACGCCTATGGGCGACAGAGGGAGTCGTTCGAGACCGAGATCACCGCCGACCTGGGCGACGGCCCCCGGCCCATCAAGGCCGTACTGATCCGAGCGCCCCGAATCCGGCGGCTGGGGCCCGGGGTG
The sequence above is drawn from the Candidatus Methylomirabilota bacterium genome and encodes:
- the pdxS gene encoding pyridoxal 5'-phosphate synthase lyase subunit PdxS, with the protein product MESGTLRLKVGLAEMLKGGVIMDVTNAEQAKIAEDAGAVSVMALERVPSDIRRDGGVARMSPVKKIQEIQRAVSIPVMAKCRIGHFVEAQILEALGVDYIDESEVLTPADEHFHVDKFAFKVPFVCGCRDLGEALRRIGEGAAMIRTKGEAGSGNIVEAVRHMRSVTSGIRRLRTLGPEELMTEAKNLGAPYELLRKIAADGKLPVPNFSAGGIATPADAALLMQLGAAAVFVGSGIFKSSDPSARARAIVQATTHYKDPDVLVKVSEDLGEAMPGIETSKLKESDLLQTRGW
- a CDS encoding peroxiredoxin, translating into MSSHNAYVLPAGLPVPMDDGATAHLPGAAVPGIALPATSGRMVALDLWASTPGVLFFYPRTGEAGRPAGPEWDAIPGARGCTPQSCGFRDLHAGFVARGVRITAVSTQTTDYQREFVTRNHIPFEILSDAGLALTRALRLPTFEYPVERGGPTTLIKRMAWYVEAGRIAHVWYPVFPPDKNAEVVLAWLEREGRR
- the pdxT gene encoding pyridoxal 5'-phosphate synthase glutaminase subunit PdxT, giving the protein MTRPIGVLALQGDFALHAAALGRVGAPAVEVRKPDELGEVAGLIMPGGESTTLLKLMDAWDFFPALEKFHAGGSPIFGTCAGLILLAKEVESPRQRSLGFIDVTAERNAYGRQRESFETEITADLGDGPRPIKAVLIRAPRIRRLGPGVTPLAEHRGETMMARQGSVLVASFHPELTDDPAVHRYFLEMVRSSGA